A section of the Paracoccaceae bacterium genome encodes:
- the phoU gene encoding phosphate signaling complex protein PhoU gives MNDTHISNAFDRDLEGIQALVMKMGGLVEAAIHGASRALEDGDEDRAATIKAADKAIDALEEQINTEAARLIALRAPAASDLRTVLTVMKISGNLERCGDYAKNLAKRTSVLVQMPPVDDSAASLRRMAREVELMLKDALDSYVRRDIALAESVRQRDEDVDNMYNGLFREFLTHMMEDPRTITACIHMHFIAKNIERMGDHVTSIADQVIYLVTGSMPDESRPKSDKTPYVAESELG, from the coding sequence ATGAATGACACGCATATATCGAATGCCTTTGACCGTGACCTTGAGGGGATTCAGGCGCTGGTTATGAAGATGGGTGGCCTGGTCGAGGCCGCGATTCACGGCGCCAGCCGCGCGTTGGAAGACGGGGATGAGGATCGCGCTGCCACCATCAAGGCTGCCGACAAGGCGATTGATGCGCTGGAAGAACAGATCAACACAGAAGCGGCGCGGCTGATTGCGCTGCGCGCACCCGCGGCAAGCGATCTGCGCACGGTGCTGACGGTGATGAAGATCTCGGGCAATCTGGAACGCTGCGGCGACTATGCCAAGAACCTGGCCAAGCGGACCAGCGTGCTGGTGCAGATGCCCCCCGTCGATGATTCCGCCGCCAGCCTGCGCCGGATGGCGCGCGAGGTGGAGTTGATGCTGAAAGATGCGCTCGACAGTTATGTCCGTCGCGACATTGCGCTGGCCGAAAGTGTGCGGCAGCGCGATGAGGACGTGGACAACATGTATAACGGGCTGTTCCGCGAGTTTCTGACCCACATGATGGAAGACCCGCGCACGATCACCGCCTGCATCCACATGCATTTCATCGCCAAGAACATCGAAAGGATGGGCGATCACGTAACCTCGATCGCGGATCAGGTGATTTATCTGGTGACCGGCTCGATGCCAGATGAGTCCCGGCCCAAAAGCGACAAAACACCCTATGTCGCAGAAAGTGAGCTGGGCTGA
- a CDS encoding acetylornithine/succinylornithine family transaminase — MIPSILPTYNRANLSFEKGEGAWLIAADGTRYLDLGAGIAVTALGHAHPALVKALTDQAGALWHTSNLYQIPEQQKLADQLVEATFADTAFFTNSGTEAAELAVKMARKYWAAKGDPDRVEIIAFGGAFHGRSTAAISAAGSAKMTDGFGPMLPGFTHLPFGDHDALRAAISDRTAAVIVEPVLGEGGIKVLPDACLKGLRDLCDETGALMILDEVQCGMGRTGRLFAHEWAGVSPDIMMVAKGLGGGFPIGALLATENAAQGMVAGTHGSTYGGNPLGCAVASAVMDIVADEDFLAEVRRKSGLLRQKLEGLVAAHPSVFAAVRGTGLMLGLECVAPNTDVVQAGYGAHVLTVPAAENVIRLLPALTISDDEIAEAVLRLDSAATTLAGADAA, encoded by the coding sequence ATGATCCCGTCAATCCTGCCGACCTACAACCGCGCCAACCTCAGCTTCGAAAAAGGCGAAGGCGCCTGGCTGATCGCGGCGGACGGGACGCGATATCTGGATCTTGGCGCCGGGATTGCGGTGACCGCGCTGGGCCATGCGCATCCGGCGCTGGTCAAGGCGCTGACGGATCAGGCGGGGGCGTTGTGGCATACCTCGAACCTCTATCAGATCCCCGAGCAGCAGAAGCTGGCGGATCAACTGGTCGAGGCGACCTTTGCCGACACGGCGTTCTTCACGAATTCAGGGACCGAGGCGGCAGAACTGGCCGTCAAGATGGCGCGGAAATACTGGGCGGCAAAGGGAGATCCGGACCGGGTTGAGATCATCGCTTTTGGCGGGGCGTTCCATGGGCGTTCAACGGCGGCGATATCTGCTGCCGGGTCGGCGAAGATGACCGATGGGTTCGGCCCGATGCTGCCCGGTTTCACGCATCTGCCGTTCGGGGACCACGACGCATTGCGCGCGGCGATCAGCGACCGCACGGCGGCGGTGATTGTGGAACCGGTGCTGGGCGAAGGCGGCATCAAGGTGCTGCCCGATGCCTGCCTGAAAGGCTTGCGTGACCTGTGTGACGAAACCGGCGCGCTGATGATCCTGGACGAAGTGCAATGCGGCATGGGCCGCACCGGGCGGCTGTTTGCCCATGAATGGGCGGGGGTCAGCCCTGATATCATGATGGTGGCCAAGGGCCTGGGTGGGGGGTTCCCGATCGGGGCCCTGCTGGCGACCGAAAACGCCGCACAGGGCATGGTCGCAGGCACCCACGGGTCGACCTATGGCGGCAACCCGCTTGGCTGTGCGGTCGCAAGTGCGGTGATGGACATCGTCGCGGATGAGGATTTCCTGGCCGAGGTGCGGCGCAAATCCGGCCTGCTGCGCCAGAAGCTGGAAGGGCTGGTCGCCGCCCACCCTTCGGTCTTTGCCGCTGTGCGCGGGACCGGCCTGATGCTGGGGCTGGAATGCGTCGCGCCGAACACGGACGTGGTTCAGGCCGGATACGGCGCGCATGTCCTGACGGTTCCGGCAGCCGAGAATGTGATCCGCCTGCTGCCCGCGCTGACGATCAGTGACGATGAAATCGCCGAGGCGGTCTTGCGCCTCGACTCCGCCGCGACAACACTGGCAGGTGCCGATGCTGCGTGA
- a CDS encoding IS630 family transposase (programmed frameshift), protein MSAPLPSALRIRFQRYIEEGLSGRAAALRLKLSPATGARWARQVRMKGHAEPARQGPPRGKGKLAPHREFFEELIAQDPDITLFELRNALADAEGVRVHHSSIANLLSRLGFTYKKSLVATERRRAKVRQQRADWFRYRSPAIATFPERVVFIDETAVKTNLTRLRGRAKRGKRLTMDAPFGSWGTQTLIAGLTQGALIAPWVIKGAIDGPAFAAYIREVLVPEINPGTVVILDNLATHRNKEATQALRNHGCWFLYLPPYSPDLNPIEQAFSKLKAHLRRIGARSFTQVFEAIGAICDLYDPVECWNYFKAAGYVSG, encoded by the exons ATGTCAGCACCTTTGCCATCTGCGCTTCGGATACGGTTTCAGAGATACATTGAAGAAGGGTTGAGCGGGCGCGCGGCGGCGTTGCGGTTGAAGCTGTCGCCTGCCACAGGCGCGCGGTGGGCGCGTCAGGTGAGGATGAAGGGTCATGCGGAACCTGCCCGGCAGGGACCGCCGCGCGGCAAGGGAAAGCTGGCTCCGCATCGGGAATTCTTTGAGGAGTTGATCGCACAAGACCCTGACATCACGCTCTTTGAGTTGCGTAATGCGCTGGCCGATGCAGAGGGTGTGCGGGTGCATCACTCCTCCATCGCCAACCTTCTGTCCCGGCTCGGCTTCACGTAC AAAAAGTCGCTGGTCGCAACCGAGCGCCGCCGCGCCAAGGTAAGGCAGCAACGGGCCGACTGGTTCAGATACCGCTCGCCAGCCATTGCGACCTTTCCTGAGCGCGTTGTCTTTATTGACGAAACCGCAGTGAAGACAAACCTCACGCGCCTACGCGGCAGAGCCAAGCGCGGTAAGCGCCTGACGATGGATGCGCCCTTCGGAAGCTGGGGAACCCAAACCTTGATCGCGGGCCTGACCCAAGGCGCGCTGATCGCACCTTGGGTCATCAAGGGAGCGATAGATGGCCCCGCCTTCGCGGCCTACATCCGCGAAGTGCTGGTCCCCGAGATCAACCCCGGCACTGTCGTCATTCTCGACAACCTGGCAACCCACCGGAATAAGGAGGCGACGCAGGCTTTACGCAATCACGGCTGCTGGTTCCTTTACCTGCCACCGTACTCGCCCGACCTGAATCCCATCGAGCAGGCCTTCTCTAAACTGAAAGCCCATTTGCGACGGATCGGGGCCAGGTCCTTTACCCAGGTCTTCGAAGCAATCGGAGCAATCTGCGATCTCTACGACCCAGTAGAATGCTGGAACTACTTTAAGGCCGCCGGATATGTCTCAGGTTAA
- a CDS encoding nucleotide sugar dehydrogenase — translation MAKISVFGIGYVGVVSAACLARDGHDVIAVDIDPFRVQALNNCLSPIVENGLDELISETVENGRLKATTDAKQAVMDTEASFICVGTPSEPDGSVGLKYVTAVCDDIGNAIRDKSEYHSVIVRSTIVPGTMEQICIPTLEAASDLIAGLDFGVGYYPEFLRESTAIADYYDPGLIVFGALEERTQKLLSDLNSDLPCQIHKVDLRTAEMVKYTSNSWRAVKVTFANEIGNIAKANGLDGQLVMGILCSDQKVNISSHFMRPGFAFGGSCLPKDVRALRQVARAKDVASPMLDAVIEANRAQIERAEAMVEMTDAATVGMVGISFKPGTDDLRESPLAELASRLIGRGIDVRVYDPFVNSAYAKDQAAAGRGNDFVPDLQSRLEPTIEGLIDRSEILLVGNRYSETLAPLNAAIGSRKLIDLARLDPNLTSNGQYQGICW, via the coding sequence ATGGCGAAAATATCGGTTTTTGGAATTGGCTACGTCGGCGTGGTTTCAGCGGCATGCCTGGCGCGTGACGGGCACGACGTTATTGCGGTGGATATTGATCCCTTTCGGGTTCAGGCGCTGAATAATTGCCTGTCTCCGATTGTGGAAAATGGGCTTGATGAACTGATTTCGGAAACGGTTGAAAACGGTCGGTTGAAGGCAACCACCGATGCGAAGCAGGCGGTTATGGACACCGAGGCTTCGTTTATTTGCGTCGGAACACCCAGTGAACCGGATGGTTCAGTGGGATTGAAATACGTCACCGCAGTTTGTGACGATATCGGCAATGCCATTCGCGATAAATCCGAGTATCATTCGGTTATTGTCCGGTCCACAATTGTGCCGGGAACGATGGAGCAGATCTGCATTCCAACGTTGGAGGCCGCATCTGATCTGATCGCGGGTCTTGATTTCGGTGTCGGCTATTACCCCGAGTTTTTGCGCGAAAGCACAGCAATCGCGGATTATTATGATCCGGGGCTGATTGTTTTTGGTGCATTGGAAGAACGTACCCAAAAACTGCTGTCAGACCTTAATTCCGATCTTCCGTGCCAAATTCACAAAGTCGATCTGCGCACGGCAGAAATGGTGAAATACACCTCTAATTCCTGGCGTGCGGTCAAGGTTACTTTCGCCAATGAGATTGGAAATATCGCAAAGGCCAATGGGTTGGATGGGCAATTGGTCATGGGTATTCTGTGTTCGGATCAGAAGGTCAATATCTCATCCCATTTCATGCGCCCTGGCTTTGCCTTTGGCGGCTCATGCCTGCCCAAGGACGTGCGCGCATTGCGCCAGGTGGCGCGGGCCAAGGACGTCGCATCGCCCATGCTGGACGCCGTGATCGAGGCAAACCGTGCCCAGATTGAACGTGCCGAGGCCATGGTGGAAATGACCGATGCCGCAACTGTCGGAATGGTTGGGATCAGTTTCAAACCGGGCACCGATGACCTGCGTGAAAGTCCGTTGGCGGAATTGGCATCGCGGCTGATTGGGCGTGGAATTGACGTGCGGGTTTATGACCCCTTCGTGAATTCCGCCTATGCCAAAGATCAGGCGGCGGCGGGGCGTGGGAACGATTTTGTCCCCGATCTGCAAAGCCGGTTGGAACCGACAATTGAAGGGCTGATTGACCGTTCTGAAATTCTGTTGGTCGGCAATAGATACTCGGAAACGCTGGCGCCCCTCAATGCCGCGATTGGCAGTCGCAAGCTGATCGATCTGGCGCGGCTGGACCCCAATCTGACCAGCAATGGCCAGTACCAGGGGATCTGCTGGTGA
- the argF gene encoding ornithine carbamoyltransferase yields the protein MPDFLDIHKTAPDALRGIIDQAAAMKTARAARPKGTLDDDQPLAGQMVALIFEKPSTRTRVSFDVGVRQMGGQVLVLNGSEIQLGHGESIADTARVLSRFVDLIMIRTFEECKLLELAEHATVPVINGLTDRTHPCQIMADIQTFEEHRGPIRGKKVVWAGDGNNVCASFLHAAGRFGFDLTFTGPETLDPDPAFVEQARGEGATVTIERNAARAVAGADLVVADTWVSMHDAPNVAERRHNQLSPYRVDEALMAAAGPQALFMHCLPAHRGDEVTDAVMDGPQSVIFDEAENRLHAQKAIMRWCLGV from the coding sequence ATGCCTGACTTCCTCGACATCCACAAAACCGCACCTGACGCGCTGCGGGGCATCATCGACCAGGCAGCGGCGATGAAAACCGCGCGCGCGGCCCGTCCCAAGGGCACCCTTGACGACGACCAGCCGCTGGCCGGGCAGATGGTCGCGCTGATCTTCGAAAAGCCTTCGACCAGAACACGGGTCAGTTTTGATGTCGGTGTGCGGCAGATGGGCGGGCAGGTGCTGGTGCTGAACGGCTCGGAAATCCAGCTTGGTCATGGCGAAAGCATCGCTGACACCGCGCGGGTTCTGTCCCGCTTTGTCGATCTGATCATGATCCGCACGTTTGAGGAATGCAAACTGCTGGAATTGGCCGAACACGCCACCGTGCCGGTCATCAACGGGCTGACGGATCGCACGCATCCCTGCCAGATCATGGCCGACATTCAAACGTTCGAGGAACATCGCGGCCCGATCCGGGGCAAGAAGGTGGTCTGGGCCGGGGATGGCAACAATGTCTGCGCCAGTTTCCTGCATGCCGCCGGGCGCTTCGGGTTCGACCTGACCTTCACCGGCCCGGAGACCCTGGATCCGGACCCCGCATTTGTCGAACAGGCCCGCGGCGAAGGCGCGACGGTGACCATCGAACGCAACGCGGCGCGTGCCGTCGCAGGGGCCGATCTGGTGGTGGCTGACACCTGGGTCTCAATGCATGACGCGCCCAATGTGGCCGAGCGGCGGCACAACCAGCTGTCGCCCTACCGTGTTGACGAAGCCTTGATGGCCGCCGCGGGGCCGCAGGCCCTGTTCATGCACTGTCTGCCCGCCCACCGCGGCGACGAGGTCACCGACGCGGTGATGGACGGCCCCCAATCGGTGATATTTGACGAGGCGGAAAACCGCCTGCATGCGCAGAAAGCGATTATGCGTTGGTGTCTGGGGGTTTGA
- a CDS encoding glycosyltransferase, whose translation MLAFSLPHSALGNAQGVLVVVGVIGIWRYGWAATNFLRAALFLNMVYPRRRARAEGAYNARTHPAHAYFLTTSYKIEAETTRRVYRSIFQAALNSPGGATIVASVVETADARLIQRIFDTMPMDGSGVTLILDQIPGTGKRDALARSLRLILRQSPSRRDVVIFVDGDSCVPEDIVARTAPFFTDPRVGALTTDERVEIANAPMFRDWFALRFTQRQMMMLSMGLSERVLTLTGRMSVFRADLATTPDFIRLIQHDFIEHWRLGRVDFLTGDDKSTWFWLLRAGYRMVYLPDVASVSMETQPRPGFVDSAVTLMIRWFGNMLRTNGRALALPARDIGYFTWWSLMDQRLAIWTTLAGPIGVLLTALFIEPWVLPAYAAWVMFTRYVFCAVLSLFRGGGFPITYPFLLYFGQIVGASVKSYVLFRLDRQRWTRQSGGRSGGFATAIGARMRGASSLFAHCLALGWLTFGIFFLTGIL comes from the coding sequence ATGCTGGCGTTCAGCCTGCCGCATTCGGCACTTGGCAATGCGCAGGGTGTGCTGGTGGTGGTCGGGGTGATTGGTATCTGGCGCTATGGCTGGGCTGCGACGAATTTTCTGCGCGCGGCGTTGTTTCTGAACATGGTCTATCCGCGCCGCCGCGCCCGGGCCGAGGGGGCATATAACGCGCGGACCCATCCGGCGCATGCCTATTTCCTGACCACCAGTTATAAGATCGAGGCGGAAACAACGCGCCGCGTCTATCGGTCGATATTTCAGGCGGCGCTGAACTCTCCCGGTGGGGCGACCATTGTTGCCTCGGTGGTCGAAACGGCAGATGCGCGGCTGATCCAGCGGATATTCGACACGATGCCGATGGACGGGTCGGGGGTGACGCTGATCCTGGATCAGATACCGGGGACGGGTAAGCGCGATGCGCTGGCACGTTCGCTCCGCCTGATTTTGCGCCAATCGCCGTCGCGCCGCGACGTGGTGATTTTCGTCGATGGCGACAGCTGTGTGCCAGAGGACATCGTGGCGCGCACTGCCCCGTTCTTCACCGACCCGCGCGTCGGCGCACTGACCACGGACGAGCGGGTCGAGATTGCGAACGCCCCGATGTTCCGCGACTGGTTCGCGCTGCGCTTCACCCAGCGGCAGATGATGATGTTGTCGATGGGCTTGTCCGAGCGCGTCTTGACCCTGACGGGCCGGATGTCCGTCTTCCGCGCCGATCTGGCGACCACGCCGGACTTCATCCGCCTGATCCAGCACGATTTCATCGAACATTGGCGTTTGGGTCGCGTCGATTTCCTGACCGGAGACGACAAGTCAACCTGGTTCTGGCTGCTGCGCGCGGGCTATCGGATGGTGTACCTGCCCGATGTCGCCTCGGTCTCGATGGAGACTCAGCCGCGGCCCGGGTTCGTGGACAGCGCCGTCACCCTGATGATCCGCTGGTTTGGCAACATGCTGCGCACCAACGGGCGGGCATTGGCGCTTCCGGCGCGCGATATCGGCTATTTCACCTGGTGGTCGCTGATGGATCAGCGACTGGCGATCTGGACCACGCTGGCCGGGCCGATTGGTGTTCTGCTGACGGCACTGTTCATCGAACCCTGGGTGCTGCCGGCCTATGCGGCCTGGGTGATGTTCACCCGCTATGTGTTCTGCGCGGTGCTGTCGCTGTTCCGTGGCGGCGGCTTTCCGATCACCTATCCGTTCCTGCTGTATTTCGGTCAGATCGTCGGGGCCAGCGTCAAAAGCTATGTGCTGTTCCGCCTGGATCGCCAGCGTTGGACGCGCCAGTCAGGCGGGCGTTCCGGCGGCTTTGCGACCGCGATCGGGGCGCGCATGCGCGGGGCATCGTCGCTGTTTGCGCATTGCCTGGCGCTTGGCTGGCTGACCTTCGGGATCTTCTTTCTCACCGGCATTCTGTGA
- a CDS encoding GNAT family N-acetyltransferase — MKSPRRSCASTPPRQHWQVPMLREYRFQRAKRDDLDMLEHWLSEPHLAGWWGDTDREIVLIDEEIDGGPTDMRIVWTTGPNAAPFAFVQDYPVQAYDAPQYADAPHAARALDTFLGDPAYLGQGHAKAYLRQRARELIAGGAGGVFVDPDPRNKRAIAAYSAAGFRRVKTVPCEDGDPVLVMEYCPH; from the coding sequence ATGAAATCGCCGAGGCGGTCTTGCGCCTCGACTCCGCCGCGACAACACTGGCAGGTGCCGATGCTGCGTGAATACCGCTTTCAACGCGCCAAGCGCGACGATCTGGACATGCTGGAGCACTGGCTGAGTGAGCCGCATCTGGCCGGTTGGTGGGGTGACACGGATCGTGAGATCGTGCTGATCGATGAAGAGATTGACGGCGGCCCGACGGATATGCGGATTGTCTGGACGACGGGGCCGAATGCCGCGCCATTCGCCTTTGTGCAGGATTATCCGGTTCAGGCCTATGATGCGCCGCAATACGCCGATGCGCCCCACGCGGCGCGCGCACTCGACACCTTTCTGGGCGATCCGGCCTATCTGGGTCAGGGCCACGCCAAAGCCTATCTGCGCCAGCGCGCGCGCGAGTTGATTGCCGGCGGCGCGGGCGGCGTTTTCGTTGATCCTGATCCGCGCAATAAACGCGCCATCGCCGCCTATTCTGCCGCCGGGTTCCGACGTGTCAAAACCGTCCCTTGCGAAGACGGCGATCCGGTTCTGGTGATGGAATACTGCCCGCATTAG
- a CDS encoding transposase, with amino-acid sequence MARKRHSDEDVLKLLREIELKLTGGSDVASACRSVGISDATYYNWRKRFGGMGRSQLSEMRSLEKENGRLKKIVAELELDKLILKESLNYLKPRA; translated from the coding sequence ATGGCACGGAAACGGCATTCGGACGAAGATGTATTGAAGCTGCTGCGTGAGATTGAGCTGAAGCTGACGGGAGGAAGTGACGTTGCATCGGCGTGTCGTAGCGTCGGCATCAGCGATGCGACATATTACAACTGGCGGAAACGGTTTGGTGGTATGGGACGGTCGCAGTTGTCGGAGATGCGCAGCCTGGAAAAGGAGAATGGGCGTCTCAAGAAGATCGTCGCTGAGCTTGAATTGGACAAGCTGATCCTCAAAGAAAGCCTGAACTACTTAAAGCCCAGGGCCTGA
- the phoB gene encoding phosphate regulon transcriptional regulatory protein PhoB yields the protein MAARVLLVEDEPAQREVLAYNLAAEGYAVDQAPDGDEALLLVAEGAPDIIVLDWMLPGVSGIEICRRLKSSVETRAIPIIMLSARAEEVDRVRGLETGADDYVIKPYSVLELMARVRTQLRRVRPASVGERLQFEDVVMDSETHRVTRGGTVVQLGPTEFRLLATFLERPGRVWSREHLLSRVWDRDTDLDTRTVDVHVGRLRKALGGPDLIRTVRGAGYALG from the coding sequence ATGGCGGCGCGCGTTCTGCTGGTTGAAGATGAACCGGCGCAGCGCGAAGTCCTGGCCTATAACCTGGCGGCCGAGGGGTACGCGGTGGACCAGGCCCCCGACGGGGACGAGGCGCTGCTGCTGGTTGCCGAGGGGGCGCCCGATATCATCGTGCTGGATTGGATGCTGCCGGGTGTGTCAGGGATCGAAATCTGCCGCCGCCTGAAATCAAGTGTCGAAACCCGCGCGATCCCGATCATCATGCTGTCGGCGCGTGCTGAGGAGGTTGACCGCGTCAGGGGGTTGGAAACCGGGGCGGATGATTATGTCATCAAACCCTATTCGGTGTTAGAATTGATGGCGCGGGTGCGCACGCAATTGCGCCGGGTTCGACCCGCCTCGGTCGGTGAACGGCTGCAATTTGAAGACGTAGTCATGGATTCCGAAACCCACCGCGTGACCCGTGGAGGCACCGTCGTTCAATTGGGCCCGACCGAGTTCCGTCTGCTGGCCACCTTTCTGGAACGCCCCGGCCGAGTCTGGAGCCGTGAGCATTTGCTATCGCGGGTCTGGGATCGCGACACGGATCTGGATACGCGAACCGTTGACGTGCATGTCGGTCGATTGCGAAAAGCCCTTGGTGGCCCCGATCTGATCCGCACGGTGCGCGGTGCCGGGTATGCGTTGGGCTAG
- a CDS encoding IS3 family transposase, with product MGQADPQRKPELLKAQGLTTGELRQAVIHTRQKLATSERRTCRVVGLARNSLQYRPAPKDDDALRLALIRLAKQYGRYGYRKVSELLRIEGWRVNHKKVERLWQEEGLQLPQRHRKRRRLYHKDSSIIRLRPTHPNHIWSIDFVHDKLSNGRSYKMLTVLDEYTRQALAVEVRSRMGAEDVLEALYPLLLCHGTPEYIRSDNGPEFVAKAMQEWLVRVGVRPIRIYPGSPWENGYNERFNGTLRHEILNAEWFTTTKQAQIVINHWLKQYNHTRPHQALNMRPPMPETLIRNGPELGG from the coding sequence ATTGGACAAGCTGATCCTCAAAGAAAGCCTGAACTACTTAAAGCCCAGGGCCTGACGACTGGGGAGCTCCGTCAGGCCGTTATTCATACGCGCCAAAAGCTCGCGACCTCGGAGCGGAGGACCTGCCGGGTCGTCGGTCTGGCGCGAAACTCTCTGCAATATCGACCCGCGCCAAAAGACGATGATGCTCTACGGCTCGCTTTGATCCGCCTGGCCAAGCAATATGGGCGCTACGGCTATCGTAAAGTTTCGGAACTCCTGCGCATCGAGGGCTGGCGGGTCAATCATAAGAAGGTTGAGCGTCTCTGGCAGGAAGAAGGACTGCAACTCCCGCAGCGGCACAGGAAGCGCAGACGGCTTTATCACAAGGACAGCTCGATCATTCGCCTCAGGCCGACGCATCCGAACCACATCTGGAGCATCGACTTCGTTCACGACAAGCTCAGCAATGGCCGGAGCTACAAGATGCTGACCGTTCTGGATGAGTACACCCGGCAGGCCCTGGCCGTGGAAGTTCGCAGCAGGATGGGCGCCGAAGATGTTCTGGAGGCGCTATATCCGCTGCTCCTCTGCCATGGCACGCCGGAGTATATCCGCTCCGACAACGGCCCAGAGTTCGTAGCCAAGGCGATGCAGGAGTGGTTGGTTCGCGTTGGTGTTCGACCAATTAGAATCTATCCGGGGTCCCCTTGGGAAAACGGATACAACGAGAGGTTCAACGGCACTCTCCGGCACGAGATCCTCAACGCTGAATGGTTCACAACAACGAAACAGGCACAGATCGTCATCAATCATTGGCTTAAGCAGTACAACCACACACGTCCGCACCAGGCTCTGAACATGCGACCACCAATGCCAGAAACTCTAATCAGAAATGGCCCAGAACTTGGGGGCTAG
- a CDS encoding low molecular weight phosphotyrosine protein phosphatase, with amino-acid sequence MNRILFVCLGNICRSPTAEGVARALAARRGQKIDVDSAGTSDWHIGAPPHPPAVAAAAQRGVDLSSLSARQFTAGDFFEFDLIIAMDRDNAARIETLRPTDCTTPVCLMLDFVAGTGRVDVPDPYYTGDYQQALNLIEGAATGLLDQLAQNALARAENSL; translated from the coding sequence CTGAACCGGATCCTGTTTGTCTGCCTGGGCAATATCTGCCGCTCGCCCACGGCCGAAGGAGTTGCGCGTGCGCTTGCGGCCCGGCGCGGCCAGAAGATCGACGTGGACAGCGCCGGAACCAGTGACTGGCATATCGGGGCGCCGCCCCATCCGCCCGCCGTCGCTGCGGCGGCGCAGCGGGGCGTTGACCTGAGTTCCCTCAGCGCCCGCCAGTTCACCGCCGGTGATTTCTTCGAATTCGACCTGATCATCGCCATGGATCGGGACAATGCGGCGCGGATCGAAACCCTGCGCCCGACGGATTGCACCACACCCGTCTGCCTGATGCTGGACTTCGTGGCCGGAACGGGCCGCGTCGACGTGCCTGACCCCTATTACACCGGCGATTATCAGCAGGCGCTGAACCTGATCGAGGGCGCCGCCACCGGACTTCTGGATCAGCTGGCGCAGAACGCCTTGGCCAGGGCCGAGAATTCCTTGTAG